The Xenopus laevis strain J_2021 chromosome 4L, Xenopus_laevis_v10.1, whole genome shotgun sequence genomic sequence atttgtggtttttcttatTCAGTAGATCCCCAGTTTGAATTTTCCAAAGTACCCTATCAAccatcaaccatgcattgatttgaataagagactggaatatgaataggagtccGATTAGAAAGAGAGGGTCCGATTAGAAAGAGAGGGTccgattagaaagatgagtaataaaaagtagcaataacaatacatgagtagccttacagagcatttgctttttagatagggtcagtgacccccatttgaaagctcgtgctatatacagtgctgggagctacagttgaGAAAGTGAAGCAAGCTACAAGGTGCTTGGATAAAGGATGcaatcgctgtggatgcctgctcccactctgtgtgagcctgccagctctgtgttaGCCCCCaggtgagtctgcctggggaggATGGAGGgaaagagaggatccaggatgCCTTCCATTTGTGACCCAGCCTTTTTGTgagcctgccacatgggagcagcACTATGTCCAGTTGGGGAAAGTACTGGGGCAGGTAACGCTACCTGGGAACAATGTACTCTTTGGGGAAAGGGAATTAAGACTCTTGTCTACCAAAGGAGTtatgggactttgcctggcacaGAGGGCCAGGATCTTGGACTGCATATATTCCCAGGGGAATGGGTCATtggaatgtaaatgtattttactttgcctttaatgttacattatgttatttgttatacattactttgtgtatttgaatgtttcccagatcccattaggtggaggcaatgccagagaggagtttcccagtacctttcacttagcaaaaggggactcaggacctgcatcagTAAGAAATATGTGAtatataacctttggcacaggggggtggccaaaaaggggttacacacatacatatatatatatatatatatatatatatatatatatatatatatatatatatatatatatatatatatatatatatatatatatattatactcttCAGGCAAAATATATGCTCCTATGTTAGGTGCAATATCAGACTAGGGTACAAGGTCCAACCACAGAATCtcacaccaggggcccaccaaacacTTAAGGGCACATCTGCCAATGCAGAGCCATCTTTAACTTTTTGGTCACAGTCCAAAGGACACAAACAACTTCAGGAAGTAGGCACGGGGATTTACCTTGATTCAACATCACAGCACATGCAATTACCCAATATTGTTGATGATTGGTGTAATGATGTCAGTGGGCATGCTATTGGTTGTTTTATGCTCTAGTGTCAATTGCTCCTTGGTGGTAGTTCCcctttgaattttgtttcctgtCTTTTTACTATTGTCAAACAGGAACCTGCTCATgtatgttactgttttttttctggtgattgACCATTGCTTGTCCTTGATTGTGGTTTTAGCTGCTTGTCCTGACCACTGGCCTAACCTTCTCTATTGATTTTTGCCTCCTACTGTGTCTGATCTATACATTTTGAGTGGGTTCTCTTTTATCAAAAAGTTCTGGGGCATCAAAGTGCATCAGTGAAGAATAGTATGAAacgcattgaattcaatgggtgcgcgtcaattttgacatcggcgacaatttttataagcatgcctattttgtccaaatgtattaaagtcaataggtgtgtgaataattttgaagcacgtcaatttttatgcgcgcaactgGTAACCACTTAATCATCATATATTCTCTTCTATATTTTTTCataggtatggaggggtgtgtgtatggatgctgggtttcatttggaggggttgaacttgatggactttgtcttttttcaacccaatttaactatgtaactatgtatctgGATTAAGTCAATTACATTTGGGGCAaatatgattaaaggggaactatcgcaaaaatgaacattttatataagcttcagcatactgaaataagaaactttctaaatacaatcaattaaatattctgcattgtttcagaaataatcaaatatgttcactgtccctctctcagcatctgtttctctctttattctgtcttcatgcagaagttggatgtcagataatcattgacagttagatccaatatatcttatagggggctccttttgcctagaagatgtattagagctcagtctattAAAACCACCAGACATCTTGTCTCTCTACAGGCAGAATTTGTTATTTGAAtgaactctaatacatttgctagcaaaggaagcccccccctataagatatattggatgtaactgtcaatgaatatctgacacccaactgctgcatgaagacagaatgaagagaagcagttGTCCTATCAGAGATATCTAGAGTGTTGCAGCACATCTGTATAAGCACAGAGGGCTAAGACCTGACATAGCCTGTAATATAATCGCTCATAACATTTATAGAGACCCATGAGCCAGAAGACATTCTGGCCATTGACCCCACAACACTCAATCACTTATGGCATACCCCAAATGAATAACTCAATCCCCAGCAAATTATCATCAATGTATCACGGTACCAAAAATAACTTGTCCTTGTGTGTCAAACACTTATAAATGCCTCTTTAGGCTGGAGGCTATGAGCACCgtaaaaaatctaataaaactgCATACGACCAGTATGTAAAACTGGAGCTTAGCTTTTATTCACTCACATCACCAATACATCAACATTGTAGGTTCTCATAAACGAATGTAGTTGTTAATTGTATCAGTTaccaatagcaaacaatcagtaaTTAGCTATGATCAGTCTATCAGAATTTAGAAAAGGAAAGcacaaatctgattggttgctaagtaTAACTGCACTGGTGCTTGAGAATCATATCGTAGCACTTTGTATCTATGATATTTTCCAACTCAGTCATTTACAATAGTTCAATGGTTTCTGTGGTTTCTGGCCTGCTGTGATGTGCTAAGCATAAGCTTCAATATACCTAGTTTAGAAGTCACTTTCTCAATACACAGTACTTGTAGCCATATTCAAATAAACCACTCACCTCTTCTGCTTTTATTAAAACTGCACCTGCAAAGCACCACATTCTCATATAGCTTCTTTATACTTGGGTTCTTACATTGCTCTAGATATGATGCAGGTTTAATAAGTCTGGTTTCCTGTACAGTGAACAGTGGTCTCCTCTTTTCTTTATGATGTTTAGTTTGTCTCTAACAAAATCTTGTCTTTGCTTCTTATTGAGAATCTGTCTCTTTTGTTGGCAAATTTGCATTTTCCTTCAAATACTTTACAAATTACTCCATTATTGTGATCATGGTTCCTCCACATATTCCTTTTCGGGCAATTTCTCTGTACCATtcataagggctagtccacacgaggagatttggggaggttttgtcgcctagcgactaatcgcctcatcttttgagcgactatctccccaaactgcctcagcgtttttccccataggctagaatgaaaagtcgcctgcgctaatgcacacgcggcgatgcgttttcaatagtcgcccaaagttgcctctccccgaatctcctcgtgtggccttaccgtAAGAGTGAGCTTCATCACATTCACTATGCATTTGGTAGATCTTACAGACAAAGTCAAGAGGTCCTCTCTGCACTCatccattatcagtatattaaagggatggttcacttttaagtaaatgtttagcatgttatagaatggctaattctaagcaacttctctattggccttcattttgtcttttttatagttttgaattaactgccttcttcttgtgactctttccagctttcaatttggAGTCActtactccatctaaaaacaaaaactctgtaaggcttcaaatgtattgttattgctactttttattactcatctttctattcaggtcctctcctgttcatattccagtctcttattcatatgattgcatggttgctagggtaatttgtaccctagcatctggattgctgatattgcaaactggagagctgtcgaataaaaagcgaaataaccccagaaccacaaatgataaaatatgaaaaccaattataatttgtctcagactatcactttacatcatactaaagttaatttaaagttaaacaatccctttaaaaaggaagtaaagtctaaaatagaataaggctagaaatgctgtattttgtatactaaacataaatgtaAACTTACttcaccagaagcctaatcaaacaaatgatttatgctttcaaagttggcaacaggggtcaccacagcacaagtcaaataatatctgccagtagccgatacagcaagactgattaataatcagaatatacagactgcactgggatctgtgttgtcatgtaatcgaatgtggattttatcatttttgtattgtttaatacaaactttcttcaactctgcagaaccagtggctgcagcaaaataatcctccaaatagaatctcagtttatctgttgaaatctggctccatgatctttgtccctgcagctggagttggaaacagtaaaggggatgttaaggcaaaaataaaatccaatacaaatctctacacattcgccaactgctctacagggaaactaACAAAGCTGCattagttctgcatggctgggaagtaaggctccccctgctgttcataagtatgattgtttccctgctcagaagttagggaccgtctgacaattcctatccacagcagtaaatggatggggattttactgcatacagtcaggtttcttataaaaacggtacacatttttttaaataaagtaatttggagataggtttctttttcattacagaaagtaaaaattagattttagtttttttgcctttacatgcccttttaagGACACTGAATCATtctgtgcattaagctactaaaatgctttgtccatatattgcaatatattcaagctggctctttttttttttttatttggtagatattgtttatatatatgatattgttAATGTTGTTGTGTGCAAATTTTGATGTGCTGCAATTTTTATAGgagcgccaattttttttgacctagtgaatttttcgcaaatcaaatcaaattgtcgctgcagtttcacaaatgaattTTCTTGCagcggaaatttgctgcaaatttgtttctggtgaatttattcgcccatcactagtcatttttAGCTGGGATCTTTGAAGAAGGAGGGtcctttaaaagcacatttttagcaattcaaTAACGGTATTATTTCACTTCatacttcaatttaattttttacatcAAAACTTTGGTTGCCCAGTAGAAGTCCCTGTTTTACTTTTCaatgaacaaaaagaaaatggtGTAACATCCAAGAGCTTGTAAAATCAAAAAAGttttaagacattttttacttcaagcCCTTCAAAATATAAGCACAAATATAAGCAAAGGGATCACTTTTTATTTGGAATAAAACACCTAATTCTGTTGTACATGAGATTCTCAGCCCAGCACAATAAGGAATTCTTAAATGGGCATGGGGGGAGGTAAAAACTGCAATTCACTATTTACAGAAAGCCCAATGCTAGATCTCTTTATTCCCACTTTATATTCCCAGAAACCAACAAGGATTTAGACAATTAATAGAACGCAGGACTACTTTGGAGCAGCACTGAACATTAACTAGGTactgaacattaaggggcagatttatcaagggtcgaagtgaattcaagggaattttcgaagtaaaaaaatttgaaattcaaagtaattttttggatacttcgaccatcgaataggatactgtgACTTCGAccttgaccattcgataatcgaagtactgtctctttaaaaaagcttcgacttcaatagttcgccaaattaaacctgccgaagtggtatgttagcctatggggaccttctacagcatttttctacgttttttgaagtcgaagtaaaatcgttcgatcgtacgataaaatcgtttgaattgttcaattcgaaggatttaacagttcgttcgaacgattttacttcgaccgtagaatgcccaaattcgatgaaaaaagtttgaattcgatattcgaattcgaagtatttaaattcggcccttgataaatttgcccctaagggtagaATAGCAATGACAGCTCAAAGCAATAGAACACAAAGCAATAGAACACATGGACACATCAGtcttttttaacaaatgtaaatATGTCAATTCCACACAATTGATTCAAAAAGTGATCAGACTTTTGGGATCCCTCggtttgatctttgataaatcagcccctgtatTTTCAAATTACTTCCACATGGACTGACAGTTTCTTTTAATGGCTTAGATCTAAGAGTGAGATACTGTATAAGAAGGATTCCAAAATATGTTCCGGTGTTTTAATGCCTGGCTGGTAATTTGCCATTTATGGAATCTCACTGTACAAAGAAACTTCAAGGCACTCCTTGGGGAACTGGGATTTTTTCTGGCCTTTAGGTACAGCATAAATGTATTGATCATTGTTCATGTTGTACAGGGTATCCCCAGCATTCTGTGACCCCTGAAATAAAAGCACAAGAACACCTCTTTATAAGACAGTATGCCTcctcatcataatttatttatatagtaccaaaAAGTTACTCATGTACATTAATGTGTAACAAACAATGTCTTACAATATTCACAACACTTTAACAAACATTGGTTTATGGGATAGTTCAATAAACACCTTGGGGTCGATTCACTAAAGGTTgataaagtgagtgttatttatagtatGCCGGAAAACatttatcacttcttatatttttagaattaacgatcgattcactaaaagtttacttgtctaacttaagaagtgatatttttatgttcattttagcTGAACTGTGTGCGGTATTTaatagcatgcgttattttgtgcgatattttaaggcatttgatATAATTACatgttattagtgcaatctatagcacctaagacatttgggataccactggcagagtagaagtctctttttacagtatttctagccattcctttccctgggaaacttaatataattccatgacacagaatgTAGTGCATTCTAGATCTGCCCAAGGTAcagtatcatgaaaatgtgttagtggcggTACGTAAGGCTCCAATttctcataaaggtctttaattgctgccctacagctcctcactacagctcctctattaatccatctgatgttgtttaggaggtgttgaatttcaaagtaaaagtaAAAGATGTAAATAATGCGTTCGggttaattctattctataagtattgcaatgcgattagaataccgttgtgcagaaatgtagaattaacgcttgTGATGTTCCATTAGCCAtaggaaaatactttgatgaatcgttccttaaataatGCGTTTTTCtcactcactcaaataactaattccactcaaataactgatttcagtacatacaaaatctaacaaaatatctgTTTTAATACAAATTCTGCATCCTgcacaggatttctggtgattttaatagcccTGCACTTATTATAACAGTTACATACATACTGGACCAACCATGAACCTCTGGAAATTTAAAGATGTTGTGGGACCTAATAATAGGTTATTGAACTAGAAGGCATTTGAGTATATAAGTAAAACTGATGTAATTTCTATAGGAGAACTCCAAGGAGTAAATAAGGTGCTCTCAGTCTCTTAGGAGCTTAGGCTTCCCAGGACAGCCAAATTAGAGTTTCAtacaattttacactattttaagaCGTGCAAACATATTCctcagtgctgtgcaataaatgtaTGTACACATTTAAAATACTTCAATTTGAGCTCAAACAACACAACTACATCATCTGGGAAAAAATGTTGCCTTCAGTTAATCAGAACTTTGAAGTTACATGCCATTAGGGGTTTGTATATGGTCTGACTAAAatctaaggggcatgtttactaaaattGGAGATAAATATGTCTGgggatgttgcccatggcaaccaaccaacagttagatttaaaggacaaggaaaggcaaaaaaataaaatcccatttttactttctttaatgaaaaagaaacctatctccaatatactttaattaaaaaatgtgtaccgtttttataagaaacctgactgtatgcagtgaaattctcccttcatttaattgtcagatggtccctaactgctgagcagggaaacaatcatacttatgaacagcagggggagcccccgccttacttcccagccatgcagaactcaagcagctttgtttaagcagcccagaccacactgagcatgtgcagggtcagggtcaggcaaagatgtttaacaaagttacaagatggtgatcccatgtggcaaactttgaaagcataaatcatttgtttgatttggcttgtggtgcagtaagttcatgcttatgtttagtatacaaaatacagcatttctagccttattctattttagactttccttgtcctttaaacagtcCTCTACAAGTTAGGAAACAAACAATCCAAACAATCTGaatccaaacaattaaaaaatactggCTACATCCCAAACAAAATCCATGCTTCTTAATAGCAACAATCCTTCCACTATCAGGTGTAACCTTTTGATAAGGGTGAAAAACATAGGAAAACTTTTAGGGAGTTAATCCCttttatagggggttatttaacaaaggtcaTTAGaggttttcgagttttttttatacctctaatggtttctaatttatgaataaaCTCGAATGGGAAAAACAGTGAATTCaaggtgaaaaactcgaataattgaattaatcaagtttttggcaaaaaaaaacctagaattgctcagattaatcgagtttttgagaGAAACCaaccgaaaaaaactcaaacatcatgaaggctacgaACATCTTCACatagtttaagggacctctgccattgacttctacatgaacttgacaggttttagctggagtatttttggattcaagctatttccagcttcagggtgagttttgactgaaaaatacctttaGATTTTTAGGTAAAATTCAAAATAACTCCTTAAAAAATACTTATATGCCGTGACTGCAGCAGATTTTTTGTAAACAACTAACTTTATCACCTGTTGTAATGAGTGACTGGGCTCCCCACCAGATCTCAAGGCTAGAATAAAAGAAATAAGAGAGGAAAAAGAGTTTGGAACCATTAATAGGCACAGTTTTAGATGTGAATTGTTACTCTTATTCATTAATATCCAGTTTGAAACCAGGAGACTTTAGTCTAGATGGCGCCTTTGTATAATggagaataaccccctcctcatacaaatctataccccttttaatacaactcaaaaccttgtttgcccttgcagctgctgactcgcattacttgctacagtcaagtttattatccGCAGCTTCCCCCAGATACTTTTGAATTATTATGTtaattattatgaattattatgttattattattatgaattggCCTAAAGCAAATAAATGACAAGTATACATTTCCAAAAACTTTGGAATAACTTCTAATCCTCCTATATCACATAAGCCCTATACAGTCATTACAAGGTAGATCTACTTAACATTTGTCCCagcacatgggggcagatttatcaagggtcaaattttgaagcgTAAaattacggaagagcactggggccagcaaaaaaaaaaaaattatggtgaattatgacttttaaaagtcataattatgactttaaatctcataattatgacttttaaactcataattatgactttaaatctcataattatgacttttaaactcataattatgactttaaaaagtcaaaattatgacttttaatctcataattatgacttttaaactcataattatgactttaaaaagtcgaaattatgatttttattctcataattatgactttaaatctcataattatgactttaaaaagtcgaatttttgacatttaatctcataattatgacttttaaactcataattatgactttaaaaagtcgaaattatgactttaaatctcataattatgacttttaaatctcataattatgactttaaaaagtcaaaattatgactttaaatctcataattatgacttttaaatctcataattatgactttaaatctcataattatgacttttaaatctcataattatgactttaaaaagtcgaaattatgactttaaaaagtcgaaattatgacttttaaatctcataattatgacttttgcagTCCTGCTTGCAGCCAAATGCCCTGCCTGTAATGTCCTGTGTAGATGAAAGCTCAGCTGCAAGCAGGActgcaaaagtcataattatgagatttaaaagtcataatttcgactttttaaagtcataatttcgactttttaaagtcataattatgagatttaaaagtcataattatgagatttaaagtcataattatgagatttaaaagtcataattatgagatttaaagtcataattttgactttttaaagtcataattatgagatttaaaagtcataattatgagattaaaagtcataattttgactttttaaagtcataattatgagtttaaaagtcataattatgagatttaaagtcataatttcgactttttaaagtcataattatgagtttaaaagtcataattatgagatttaaaagtcataattatgagtttaaaagtcataattatgagattaaaagtcataatttcgactttttaagtcataattatgagtttaaaagtcataattatgagaataaaagtcataatttcgactttttaaagtcataattatgagtttaaaagtcataattatgagattttaagtcataattatgagatttaaaagtcataattatgagtttaaaagtcataattatgagattaaaaatcataatttcggctttttaaagacataattatgagtttaaaagtcataattatgagatttaaagtcataattatgagtttaaaagtcataattatgagatttaaagtcataattatgacttttaaaagtcataattcaccataattttttttttttgctggccccagtgctcttccgtataAAATACTTcagaattcgaccatcgaattgaaatatcCACcatcgaatcaaagtatttttcaccgaatttggacaTCCtgtgatcgaagtaaaatcgtacgaacgattaaattgttcgaattgaaccattcgaacaattttagcgtacaatcaaacgattttacttcgatgtgtagggacttagaaaatggttgtagaaggtcccataggataacatagcacttcgacaggtttaacttggcgaagtattgaaggcaaagtttttttaaagagacagttctttgattatcgaatggtcgaatattcaaacaatttttacttcaaatcaaattcgaagtaaattcgaagttgctgtatcctattcgatggtcgaagtaaccaaaaaattacttagaattttaaatcttttacttcgaaaattccctcgaattcacttagacccttagtaaatctgccccatactgtagatATTAATAGAGGACAGTACAGTGCACAGTGTAACAGTTACATTTGTCAACAATCTGTCATATTTGTACATCAATTATACCTTGTGTTGTTAAATCTGTGCAGACAACAGGACTCCTGCAAACATTAGGAGAAAGTGAAAACATGCATTTGTGTATCCCATGCACAGATACTATAACAAATTCTAAAGTTGCATATAAATGAAATTTGACTTACATATCCCTGGTGGAGGAACCTATGAAGATGgggaaaatatatgcattttaatatataacaagtCCATATCTGTTCATGTTTAAAGATACTGTACACAAATTTTGACTCATAaataggtattattattattgacatgtatttataaaactcaATACATTAAACTTAGGATAACACACATAAACCACCAATTACGTATTAAAGAGGGCCCAATTTACAGGTTAATGTTGTGCATAATATGTATAAAGACAGAGAATATTAAAATCTAAATTGATATCTTCCTGTCAAAGGAATAATTGATTACTTgccccataaaataaaaaataataatttcaatgaACTCATTGGTGATTTCTATTCCggaaaaatggaaattattttcttttccggGAAGGCACTACTAAGTGCAGGTTATAAGTACAGTATTAGTAGCAAGGTGTAATTACTTGATCAGCACTGATATTAGAGCACTATATGAGAATTATGGAAGAACTGAACAGAcacaaaagtaaaagaaaagggaGATTCAGCTGCTGTAATAGTACTATCTGGATGCATAGATCACTAAAGCTTTACAGTCCTGATCATATAAACAGCACAGAACTGATATATCAGTCCTGCTATACATAGAGAATattgccttattattattatatttttttagcattttatcgTGATGacattttggtgtttttttaattatacttattttgaattatcattttccattatttagGAGGCAATTTGGATGGAAGACTTAAGCTGATTATACAGAACAGATCataaaatcatctttttttttggaaatagaaTCTGAATAATACTCTCAACCCACAGCCTGTTACTTACTGGAAGTCTCGGGGGTCTCTCTGTCCTCTGATTAGTAGGAGATGATTATAGTGAGGAGATGATACTGACAATTTATTGTTGAACCCACTACCTGGGTGGGTAATCTATATTCTCTCTGCATCAAGGTGGCCTGGCTAAATCACATTCAGGTTTTTGAGAGGAATTGAGATGAAAGTGATAAATTTTTGTGCTTAATTAAACAAACTTTTTCATGTAATTGGATAAGACATATGAAGGAAATTCCATGCTTACCATGTTTAGTGACAAGCAGATATCCCAGACAAGCACCAAGTAAGATTGTAGAAATCAAGGCCAGAGCCCCAACTACAATATACGCAGTACATTTATTTGATGAAGCAATGTTTCCTGTAAAAGCTAAGAGAGGAAAcaacaatatattaaataaatgttctttttctgGTGGGCTGTCTGTCCATGAACTTGCACcatttattattgttacattatACGGAAATATTGCATTAGGGAGACAAgacaaataaaaagttgcataaGGCTACATACATATGGACAATGAGTAGCACGTGCATTCAGGGTAACTAGTGGATCTGTACTTAATGTATTTGGCTACATCTTGCAATGTCAATGAGTGTTATGcagattaaaattaaaatggtGAATTTATTACAATTATCCAATAAATGCCTAAAactaaggggggaatgtaattaaaattgcaaagagcaaaacaattggcaccaataagaaataatatatGGAATATTGTTCCTTAACTGTTATTGCAGTGCGAATTTTAAGTGCTTGAAGgagtcgtaatcttttggagcaaacataacgactttttcagtaagatgttttattacatttactgcacattggcgcaaactataaaattcgcaaatggtctttcactgtcggaagtggtctctAAACAGTTTCCGGATTCGCAAAAGCTgcattaaattcgcgcaaagcaaaattgcTTGCGCAAAGGcttaacttttcgcattgcgaacaGTTTTTCCATTcccgaattttattacattcccctatgaGACTGCAGAAATCACAGTCAGAGCCCCGTGTGAATGATCAGTGATATCCCTACAGTGAGCAACCATTTGGGTTTTTGTTCTGCTACCACTATAAAGTGAGCGtggtataaaaatgttttataaaaaagtcTGGCCCTCTGTAGCACAAAATTGCTATAGAGGGTTGCCTTTGGAACTGTCAATAAAACATCTTTGtgcacttaaaaaaaacttgtgtgtAAGAAGCcttaaatat encodes the following:
- the LOC108714581 gene encoding uncharacterized protein LOC108714581 isoform X1, with the protein product MSNLDLSTGGYKWHRHMLHGADIFRSDEFKDRLTKESTEDFLNKRSASIQLHNAGLTDTGLYFCEVEFSGPMQITGHGNGTFLNVTVTAFTGNIASSNKCTAYIVVGALALISTILLGACLGYLLVTKHGSSTRDMSPVVCTDLTTQALRSGGEPSHSLQQGSQNAGDTLYNMNNDQYIYAVPKGQKKSQFPKECLEVSLYSEIP
- the LOC108714581 gene encoding uncharacterized protein LOC108714581 isoform X2 — translated: MSNLDLSTGGYKWHRHMLHGADIFRSDEFKDRLTKESTEDFLNKRSASIQLHNAGLTDTGLYFCEVEFSGPMQITGHGNGTFLNVTVTGNIASSNKCTAYIVVGALALISTILLGACLGYLLVTKHGSSTRDMSPVVCTDLTTQALRSGGEPSHSLQQGSQNAGDTLYNMNNDQYIYAVPKGQKKSQFPKECLEVSLYSEIP